The stretch of DNA ttaacttttatgCTATTTGCTATTATGCTCTTCGTACTGCATCAACAGTAGCATCAATACATATAAGTATATAgttgaatataattttccaaactGTACGAAGTGAAGAAGTACAAAGTTACATAACAAGTTATGCTGTTATCATCAAGTTTTCGCTCATTGATTCATTTCCTCCCATTTAGCACCATATTCAaagtacaaaagaaaaaatatttttaacaaatcaaTATGAGTGTGTTTGTGTGGGAGATTactagaattttcttcttgtttccttataaaaaagaatattttaaaataataattttcttactaaACATTCTTGCAAGATTCCCCTctgaagacgaaaaaaaatataattctcaaTAAATGGATGGGAAGAGGAGGAGCAaaagaaatagagaaaaatgaaataaaaaaaatcatctcaattATTACGAGAAATATGATATTAAACAACGGTTGGTGTGTATgttaaatagagaaaaaaaaaactttttcaaaagcCCCATACATGTGTTTGTGTAATTGCTATGTTNNNNNNNNNNNNNNNNNNNNNNNNNNNNNNNNNNNNNNNNNNNNNNNNNNNNNNNNNNNNNNNNNNNNNNNNNNNNNNNNNNNNNNNNNNNNNNNNNNNNNNNNNNNNNNNNNNNNNNNNNNNNNNNNNNNNNNNNNNNNNNNNNNNNNNNNNNNNNNNNNNNNNNNNNNNNNNNNNNNNNNNNNNNNNNNNNNNNNNNNNNNNNNNNNNNNNNNNNNNNNNNNNNNNNNNNNNNNNNNNNNNNNNNNNNNNNNNNNNNNNNNNNNNNNNNNNNNNNNNNNNNNNNNNNNNNNNNNNNNNNNNNNNNNNNNNNNNNNNNNNNNNNNNNNNNNNNNNNNNNNNNNNNNNNNNNNNNNNNNNNNNNNNNNNNNNNNNNNNNNNNNNNNNNNNNNNNNNNNNNNNNNNNNNNNNNNNNNNNNNNNNNNNNNNNNNNNNNNNNNNNNNNNNNNNNNNNNNNNNNNNNNNNNNNNNNNNNNNNNNNNNNNNNNNNNNNNNNNNNNAAGAAGGTAATTAAGCATTTTTCGTGTATCTAACTAATTCattgaagaattcttctttCTAAATCCATTTTGAGCCAAACTTTTTGTCTAcataatacctacatatttttctaTGCTATCTATGCCCCGGAAAATTGACATTAACCCCGTCCCACTCGCACTTGTTTGCACTTGCAGCTGATTGAGGTCATGGTACGGCTTTCGTCGGCGAGCGCGTGAGAATTGGGCAAGAGTGTGTGGGCGCCCATCTGCGgtgttttttctctcatctctGGTTGATACCTGGGCATGGGGGTGAGAGAGACGCCCAACTTTCACCGCACACAAGTCTCTCTACTCCCCCCACTCCCCACGGCGTCCATCTTGTCACAACAAACGTCACGCACCTGAGAGCGTGTGTGTCTCTAGTCTTGGGTCTTCACCATTGCTTTAAAagcaagttaaaaaaaaatgaaactccaatatttataaaagttttgtatttttcttttattagatCTTGATGTTTTCATTGAGGATTTGAACGTCCTTGACCTTGCTATGGTAAAATGAaggtaaatttaaaaaaaaatcaattttttatactCTAGAATTTCTAGATCTATCTGTTAttgtaaaacaaaatggcggtttttaAGGAATTCTACCTGTATGAACTACATATAtcaaaaaaaggttaaaatctctataaaaaacaacaaactAAGATACTTtccttcatttaaaaaaaaagtttcaagaaaaacaattaaattgcaatgagTTTCATTGATTTGGAAAAGAGTAACATTTTAGTATTGATGTAGCCCATAGACTAGTCGCGATCTCTCTTAACGAAATTGAGGAAAACACATTGGCTCTCTCGCTTCCTCTAGCCATTAAATTACTACGTGTGCGAAGAAGACAGGAAgtggatgaaaagaaaattcttaactgAATTGCGTAGCACTTCCAGGATGAATGTGGGAGGAGGGTTGAATTAAATGGCCCAACAACCCCGCACAGAGTTTCCCCCCAATTCAACTTTTTGCggaatttctcttcaaacAGAGGAGGCTTTGGATGAATGAAATCATTGACCAAGTGTGTTATTGGCCTCATTTCCCTCACACACACGTAAGAAAGGGAAGAGAAAATCGCGGATATGTGGTGCGAGAGCgagataaaatgtcaaaaagatatttatttcaaCACTCACCCAAATCTTTTGTATCCATTGCggaaaattgttggaaaattcagcaaattcaGCTAGATAACACCACCACCGTATACACGGGGTACACAGTCTGTATTTACGTACACTTTTACGCAACTTTTTACGCGGAAAACACCGCACAATTGCAATGGAAAGTCCAACGTTATGGAAAACTATGTTGGggagttacaaaaaaaaacatggcgGTCCTCTCAAGCTGTCACACAGAGCCTGGGTCAATGAACTGCTTCGCATTTCTCATGGACACTGTCTTTTATACCCATATACCTGTGCACCTTATCACAATAGCTCACCTGGGTGCACAAATAGTGGCATCATTGAACTATTTCGGGGGTTTTATCACGTGAAAATTGCGGAAAACCCGTCACGAACGCCACGAATTTGTTGTTGTGTACAATCCATCAAAACAAAAGTGCCGAATCTCTGTagagaaaatgtggaaaaccCACGGTTGAGACGATAGAGAGTAGATGATGGTTTCATTCATGCTTCATTGTCTCATCGATTAATTTTCGATGGactattattttcattcacaatcgTCGTCTCTTTTGCACTGTAAATTTCACATATTCCGCGGTAAATTGTATTAATAATTCGTTAATAATTTACTTAATAAATCTCAGGATAATATCCCCAAAACCAGCACTCAAGAGAGACCCTCGATGTGACgggaaagttgaaaaattgCTGTCATATGACACAAAGACCACAACTCCGGCCAAAAACACGACGCTTTGTACCAGCATTCCCTATTTGCTCAGGACTTGATaattctgggatgagatccccaatccgaaGGTCACTCTATCATTACTAATGAGAAGTTACCacaaatccggcgaaaaactcacaattttgcaccagcattccctaattgtccaAGACTTGATAATCCTGAGATGAGATCTTCAATCCAAGAAGTGACCAAGATTTTATAGTTACAGTTACCACCATATAATCATAATCTGGAGACAGGAAGCACCTCTCCGGCAATACTCATCCGATTCCCGGAACAGTAgaacgcatgtttcaatgtttttatgtttcaaggATTAAATTCACctcatttaaatatattttgagaGTGAATGTCTTAAAGctctaaaattaaacaaattcatttactttctttgtatttttttttcttcaaaaaaaattcctcacatttttttccacaattatTACATTTAGAATAATGATGTATGAAACAAAGATTTATGTTACTTCATAAATTCCACTtatacatgattttttttgtattttataattcatcattttatttattttttaatctttagattgtaaagaatattatCTTCCCAATAAGCACACAGAATTTCTACGCtagatgtatttttttcttcatttatatTAATTCATCACGGACAAAACACGTACGAATATTTTGGGTGGTttactcattttcttttcttttggaaacCAAATTTTGCGGCATTGGGGGCGGTGAGGAGTGTTGCACAAACCCTCCATTTATATAGCGTCGTATCACAGCATAATATGGACACGATGTTGGCTTATTTGCCATTTTTGCTCGTAGCATCAAAGAATGGTGGTCGTAGGAATCCCTCCGAGCCATACATGTAGGACATTAGGTAGGGATTCATGTTGGCTGCATTGAGTTCAGCCAGATTGGCAATAGTTAGCCCCGGTGGTAGTTGAGGGAAATTTAGAGGTGGATGCGTTGgggcaccaccaccaccacctggGGGTGCTACCGGTAGTCCAAATCCTGGCATTCTGGCCGCCTCAGCGAGCATATGTGGCAAGAAATTCCCATAATTTAGTGCTGCCTTATTGTCATTTAAATTGGGCATAGCAGGTGGCACGAAGGATATCATGAGATTGGGATTAGCAAGAGCCGGGAAATTTGGTACGATACTCGCTAAATTCCCCATATGATGATTCCTCCCACTACGTCCAATCTCACTGCTTCCCTTTTTGGCCGTTAAATCCAACACCTCAGTCGTACTGCTGCTactaccaccaccaccaccacccacacTCGTGGCACGCTGTGAAACATTCTCCTTGGGATTCCCAAAAATCTTCCCAGACTGCGTAAACATGCATTTTGACTGGAATTTGGGAATATTCTCAACCTTCCGGAAGACACTTTGCTGCTGCTCCCTCTGCTCACTTCGTGCCTCCATGCGTGGCTGCTTAAGCGGTGGAATGGGATCCCTGGACCTAATGGGTGTCACCTCCAAGCCACCTTCACGTAAAATATCCAATTTCCTCTTACGTATGGGTGGGTACATGGCACTAACTCTCGGATTAATCATCACCTCTTCATCGCTGTCGCGTAAATCAATCGTTGGGACATTTTCCGGGAATTTTCGCCCATTTGACTTTACACGTATATGCCGGAGGCCCTTTGCACTCCCGTGCTCATCGCCATTATCACTTGAATCGCTGGATTTTGCCCCCTTGGGCAGTGTTATCTGCTGAATCTTAATCTCATTTGTAATCTGAATTTGATTGGTAATCTGCTGACTGCTACTCTTCGTCGTATTGCCACTACCTGACACCTGTGGGTGAATTGTTGTCTGATGGACCGTGATTGTGGTGCGTGGTTGTTGAATTTGTATCTGCTTTGATGATGTTGTGGTTTTCTGTGATAATTAAATgtacaatgaaaattaattatttattcaaatgccATTCATTTCGTACAcatattgtgaaaattaatgggaaaatccttttttttgaggaatttttctcatattccaaagaaaaaaatgtttatttttttttaatttaaaacaataaactATTAACCATTagaaaaagaatgagaaacgttagaaagaataaaatttattgttgacAACATTTAGTGTTTGAAAATGAACGTCAAACTTcggaaaagaaatgtcaaacatttaaaaagaaaagtcaaacttcggaaaagaaatgtcaaacatttaaaaagaaacgtcaaacttcagaaaaaaatatcagtcatttgaaaacaaaaaaatcaaacttcagaaaaaaatatcagtcatttgaaaaaaaaaacctcaaactTCAGAAAACAAATGTCagtcatttaaagaaaagtcaaacttcggaaaagaaatgtcaaacatttaaaaagaaacgtcaaacttcaGAAAACAAATGTCAgtcatttgaaaagaaacgtcaaacttcaGAAAACAAATGTCAGTCATTTGAAAAGATGGTTAAACGTTAGACGAAATTttgaatgtcaaaaaaaaaaacatcaatcgTTAGGAAAAAGATCAAAtgttagagagaaaaaacacaagctaaatgttaaaaaagatGTCAAAAGTAAGACAGTAAAcgaaaaacgttagaaaatgaacatcaaattttaaaattgaaacgaaaatcattaaacgtcttttaacgttagaaataaatgtcaaactttgaggaaaaatgtcaattttttttaaagaatgttaAAGTAAGAGTCAAACGTTaaacaaattgattaatacaaaaaaaacacaaaacgttgcaaaaaaaaaatcttaaaaatgactcaaataaattgttaaaaactGATAAATCGAtaatttaaatccatttttgacgtccttaaataaaatgcaaaaaatgtttaataaaaccTCTTTACTCACCACTTCTTCATGCCCAGGAGTTGATCCAACAATGACGGTGACCGGCACCGATACCTGCATCTTCTGGCACTCCTTTCCCTGCTGTTGATGCTGCTTCTGCTCCTTGGCCTTCACTTTATTCTGAATCTCTGTCATTTGCTCCTTACTCAGCTCCGGCTCAACCTTTTCCACCTTTATGGTCTTCTGTGAACCCACAATCTGCCCATTTGGTGCTGAATCTTCTTTGCCACGCTCATCCTCTTCCGATTCGAGCTTTTCCCTCTTGCACGCTTCCTCAGCTTCCTGGAGGCTTCGCTGATGCAGCTCAAATGGCAGCAGTACCTTCTCGTACTTGTTGTGTGTCAATCCGGGACTATTCCTCTTCAGTGCCTTCCACAAACGATTAACACTCACCGTCTCATAGCCCCCAAATTCCTGTACTCTTGTGTAAATGTCGTACagatttactaaaaaaaaaaaaggaggaagaaaggaaaattaaattattatttgtttaaaaaaaaattagatcttctaaaaataattaaataaattttattaaacgttaaaaagtaGTGAATGTTGTGTCGATAAATCAACATTTGAAAAACCTCATAATTCACCTCATTTGTGGGTGATTATCTTCCCCATTAAACCCATTTTGTGTAAATCTATTCACCATCAGAATGCCAAAAAACCACAACCTGATCTCACGCTCCACTTGTtgataaaatagataaaatatcTCTGGTATTCCacattatattgattttatcattaaacagaatattaaaatttatttattttatattaatttatcaatgaataaagtaattattaaaaattccccaCTAGATGTCTCTGCATTGCCTAAAGCCCTCtggtgagaaatattttatcataaacTTAACGGCAAAATCTCACAAATTAatgattaatatttaatttattgagaaaaaaagaagagaaaatgataaaaaaaaattccagaagaagaattttctaactGAATTCAGTTagggaaattaatattttatggctTTTAGGAAAATAGGTTTACtacaaatacaaaatattccaCTTGTTTAGTTTCTCACAAACATCATTAACAATGTATTTGCatcaatttcaacaatttatggatattttaaaattattgatttacaACGTTCGATAcaaattcataatattttccTCCTCCACGAAGATAAATCGTAAAAGCTTTTTCAATCATacaacattaaaatattaatttaaatataaaagctcttttgataactttaaaaatcgAACTTTAAAGCAACagagatattaaaaatttctttcaattttattcaaagacAAATATATGTTGAACGTTTAATATctcaattaattcttcataaaagaaaaaaaaaagagaaatatatgtatatagataaGAATTTCACGTTCTTACCTCGCCTCAAGCTCAGCCACATAACCTTCGAAATGGGAGTCTTCCTCTCGGCCATAAATTGATGAAGTTCCATAaggaatttcctttctttctccttcattgCCTTTTGCTTTTCCTCACTTATCTCCCCATCGTTCTCCGGTACTTCGGTACTCTGTTCCGTTTTCAGTCGTACCCGCTGACTCCTCTGACTATACCTCAGGTGTTGTACCTCAAGCTTGGCCTTTGCGTAATTCTGCAGacgataaaaaaaaggttatagaaaaatattttaagagttggcaccaattaaaattctttctttacgttcattttatttaaaaaaaaaaagaaacatttaaaacttattctttttttttcaaatcagcTATCagatttagataaaaattctacaaaataaataaataaatttctttattttcatttattttaaaatattgttatTTCTTTGATGTTCAAGTGCatctaataaatttattaatttaaaagaaatgaataaattggaAGACCTGATGAAGtacttaaaaaatatcgatACGCcatcaaagaatttatatttcttattcaaaaaaaaaaacatcgcaAAATTCTgtcttttttgtaaattaaagaaaaaaaaaagactttcttACCATCTTCGAGGAACAACTGGAAGACTCAGACTCAGCCGCTGATTCCGAATCACTCGTATCCCCATATTTACCACCCTGATGACCCTCTGACCCGGATGTCTTCTTCCTCCTCCCACGTGGTCGTCCTTTCAATTTTGGCGCCAAATGATTGCACAGCAATTCATGCGTCTCCAATTCGGGGTAGTCAAATGTTTCGCGGCAGAAGACAATACGACTACACGTGGGATCCACGGCATTACCCCCGAGTGCCTCTATGAGACTCCTCTTGAGCCATTCATTCTCAATGTTCTCCATACGCTTCATGAGGGCACGAAAGCGGCAGTACTTGGAGAAGCTAATTACAGCGACACAAGGCACAGCGGTGCCCTCATCACGGGGCATGTGGCTGTGTTGGGTGGATCTGTCAATGCGAAAACCCCAATTCCACTGGAGACTCGCATCGAGCCACGAAAGGAGATCATCCCCCTTAATTACAACACGATCCGAAATGGCAACAACTTCATCCTCCCCATGTGTTGTGCGCCCCATTGGGGTATTTTCGGGTACAAAGTACAGCCGCAACCCAATTAGGAGGCACTGCTCATTGCGATCCCGCCACACCATACGAATCTCTGCGAGGCACACAATTTGCTGATCACTCCACGGACGCACGGGGATACAGTCGCCCAGCTTAAGCACTGATATCCGGCGATTCTCCTCACTTGCCACCACGGCATCACATCGACGGACGGCATTCTTTCTGCGTGTCGTTATATTGTTATTTTGCTGTGAATGCTTCGTGGTGGGATCCTGCGCAAAAATTGGCGAAGGATTTAATCCCTGTGGCGGTGGTGATGCTGCACCACTTGTGGATGGCACAAAGGAAATAATTTGCACCTGATTGAAGAATGTATATGGTCCATGGTAGGCGGTTGGAGGTCCAAATGccttaattgaataaataataaggtaaaatgttgaagattttactggatttaaaattaatccattCAAATTAACATTGCACTTAAATACCACCAGGAGGGGAAGTAAAATTTGGCGACAACCAATAAGAAGtcttattgaatttatcaacCAATCAGAGGGAActtgaaattcttcttcttatttattgaaaaatcatgAGAAGATTTGAGATGTGATTTCATTGGTTAAAAACTTTACAAACTATTCCCTAAACTGGTGGAGTCTTTTTGTAAActttatttgaattgaatgatccgtcattaaatttattaatttacttttatttttgtttgacGAAGATTCTTATTGTtaggaatttttcaagaattaacTCCAACAACaagattttgttttattttaatttttccttgcaAATATGGTGAAAAAAGATATATTTGGACAATTTCtgaatctttttaattattttcctcatcGCGgaatttgttagaaaaaaattccctgcATTTCctataactattttttttcaattaattcaattaatacgCTAAATTTGTGAAGAATGCAAAAACAGTTTGAAATATCAATGTGCTAAAAATAACTCTCTTGGTGAGAACGACTTTCATTTGTTGTATCAAAAACATTCGTTCAACATTCAATGTTGTTGCacaagaaatttcaaaagtatAAATGTATACAAATGgtgttaaaaaattactttataacGATAAGAAGTTCAAGAATTGTTACAAAAGAAAACTGccttggaaaattattttagcggAAAAAACAAGCTCTATATGTACAAGAAATCCTCGCGAAATGGagaatttcttgaaagaagagaaatcaaaaaaattaatgtaaaataaaataaaatattttttttattggtttaagatggtttttcttgaaatgattttcttaggacttttctttaatatttaaaccaatttttgtttttttttggcttcatAAAAGAATCGTCaatattaactaaaatttaaaaaaaaattaaggaaatagAAACCGTCGTAGAATCTGTAGTAAAAATTCAacgattttaattttcaagtaaaaaCTAACttagcaaaaaattaaattaaattttaattccttaaatattctaaaaactTTAGGTATTTTGAACATGTGCACCTAATAATAATCAATGAGAAGTGAGTTCCAGGAAAAAATGAGAACGCAAAAACTcaactaaatatttatttaaaatgataaaatgaattatcgCTCATTCCTCGCTACTTAGCTCATGCGCTCACATTTACTCTCTTTCATAttacaaaaatctatttaacaatttatcaCTTAATCATttgctaaattgaatttccatgaATAACAACTaaaatgcaaaacaataacaaattaaatttttacccCTAAAAAGTTaataactaaaaaataataataaaaagaaataaaatttcttaatatatCTTCTTATCGTGCCCAGAAGAAACAATATTTGCACAGCATTTGTATTTATCATGACGTGCACAGAGAGGGTCTTTATGGTCTTTATCAGAAAATCAGGAAgagtttcataataaattatcatttatATACCattttagtttgaaaatgTTTGTCAGTTAGTAATATTTCTGCACCCCATCggggtaatttaatttcacttaaaaCACAAAACGTATAAAACGTCGCAAATGAATACAAATTCTCTCTTccaggcaaaaaaaaacatcattttgagacaagaagaaaatattattctccataaataaatttattattcatgtCGTACGCGCGGGTTGTTATTTCACATCATAATACACACAATAAGTGATAATAgctgaataaattataaaatatcgTCAAATTcctattgagaatttttaatttaaatcaaaaatagaAAACCTCGAGCTTCAAGTTTTCCATTATAAccaattttacttttcctcACGGTCTCACTCATATTCtcccattttcatttcaatgcgggaatgaaaagttttttttttcactgttcCTTCACTAATAGCTTCAATTACTTTTAGTgccaaaatacaatttttttgtgaagcttCTGATAAAGAtggatttattggattttcatacaaattgtgatttttagcaagttttttgaattattggaTTCTCTTTGgttttttgttgaatattctttaattttttccttaactctgaaacttttgaaagcttggaaatatttttgattacaGGATGGAAATTAATATTAACCCTTTTTGGGAATCAATAACCCCCAATGAAAAtctagagaagaaaaattatttaatttaaattaaatatcctcccttttttcaattttttttcctcataaattcaactgaaaagttttaattattaatccaaactaaaacataaaatgaaaatatgttACATTTCTCTGTAAGTTATTggattattttcaatacataGTTTCATTGttaaatttgcaaaagcttcaatttaacttttatgCTATTTGCTATTATGCTCTTCGTACTGCATCAACAGTAGCATCAATACATATAAGTATATAgttgaatataattttccaaactGTACGAAGTGAAGAAGTACAAAGTTACATAACAAGTTATGCTGTTATCATCAAGTTTTCGCTCATTGATTCATTTCCTCCCATTTAGCACCATATTCAaagtacaaaagaaaaaatatttttaacaaatcaaTATGAGTGTGTTTGTGTGGGAGATTactagaattttcttcttgtttccttataaaaaagaatattttaaaataataattttcttactaaACATTCTTGCAAGATTCCCCTctgaagacgaaaaaaaaatataattctcaaTAAATGGATGGGAAGAGGAGGAGCAaaagaaatagagaaaaatgaaataaaaaaaatcatctcaattATTACGAGAAATATGATATTAAACAACGGTTGGTGTGTATgttaaatagagaaaaaaaaactttttcaaaagcCCCATACATGTGTTTGTGTAATTGCTAtgttataaattaattaaaacaatttaaatattgtaGTTACGTTATTTAATCGTCTAGAGTGTGTTGTTTGTATGTAATTCTGTATTCAATGAATACATAAAAGTTTACCATGAATCTGAATTGTAATTCTCCCTCATTATGTATCCTCAAAGTCACTATATACCTATGTTATGTACATGCATATAATACATAATGTAGCGAGACCTATGCATAGATTTGTAAATTTAACTATACAGCAGTATGAGTGAGATGAATATATATGTTTTTCAACGTACTACATTATGTACTTATATACATAGTTATTCTATGAGATTTTTGCTTATATAgcaacaaagttttttttcttgtacatGTGAACGAGgtatatttcaagaaaattcgctTCTTCTTTTCGTACCAAAAGTTACAGCCATTacatggaaaattatatatacatatctcCGTATTATCTACAATACTCAAaactatataaatatttatttataacattttttttccttttttagaGCACatttaagaaacaaaaaaattcaataaattgttgaataatacaaaatattaagtATTTGCATGTGAAACAATTCAAGtaatgaaaaacatttctttccGCTCTCTTGTACTATATATAAACATATATAATCTTCTGTATACGtttataatttcatttctttctcaatAACTCACAAagcgaagaaaaatattaaaagaggCAAAATACTGATAAAAGTAGTTCAACTAACATGAAAATGAAACATGttcctctttctctctcatttcttccccttttatgtttcataccgtttattacatattttaagtatatatacattacatatatcTATTTTTGTTCTCTctgtgtgagattttttttcaaattaaatttttttttgtataaagaaCAAGAATTAaggtaaagagaaaaaataataaaattttttttttagtagttCTTATGGCTTATGATTctcatgatgaaaaaaaaaacaacaaaaaaaagaacattgtaGAAGCAAAAGTTGGTGTGGAAAGAGAAGAGACAAAAACAAGTACAAGGCTATCGATTAAATACCGAAATA from Lutzomyia longipalpis isolate SR_M1_2022 chromosome 4, ASM2433408v1 encodes:
- the LOC129795481 gene encoding AT-rich interactive domain-containing protein 5B-like, giving the protein MEVKAFGPPTAYHGPYTFFNQVQIISFVPSTSGAASPPPQGLNPSPIFAQDPTTKHSQQNNNITTRRKNAVRRCDAVVASEENRRISVLKLGDCIPVRPWSDQQIVCLAEIRMVWRDRNEQCLLIGLRLYFVPENTPMGRTTHGEDEVVAISDRVVIKGDDLLSWLDASLQWNWGFRIDRSTQHSHMPRDEGTAVPCVAVISFSKYCRFRALMKRMENIENEWLKRSLIEALGGNAVDPTCSRIVFCRETFDYPELETHELLCNHLAPKLKGRPRGRRKKTSGSEGHQGGKYGDTSDSESAAESESSSCSSKMNYAKAKLEVQHLRYSQRSQRVRLKTEQSTEVPENDGEISEEKQKAMKEKERKFLMELHQFMAERKTPISKVMWLSLRRVNLYDIYTRVQEFGGYETVSVNRLWKALKRNSPGLTHNKYEKVLLPFELHQRSLQEAEEACKREKLESEEDERGKEDSAPNGQIVGSQKTIKVEKVEPELSKEQMTEIQNKVKAKEQKQHQQQGKECQKMQVSVPVTVIVGSTPGHEEVKTTTSSKQIQIQQPRTTITVHQTTIHPQVSGSGNTTKSSSQQITNQIQITNEIKIQQITLPKGAKSSDSSDNGDEHGSAKGLRHIRVKSNGRKFPENVPTIDLRDSDEEVMINPRVSAMYPPIRKRKLDILREGGLEVTPIRSRDPIPPLKQPRMEARSEQREQQQSVFRKVENIPKFQSKCMFTQSGKIFGNPKENVSQRATSVGGGGGGSSSSTTEVLDLTAKKGSSEIGRSGRNHHMGNLASIVPNFPALANPNLMISFVPPAMPNLNDNKAALNYGNFLPHMLAEAARMPGFGLPVAPPGGGGGAPTHPPLNFPQLPPGLTIANLAELNAANMNPYLMSYMYGSEGFLRPPFFDATSKNGK